A region from the Lolium perenne isolate Kyuss_39 chromosome 4, Kyuss_2.0, whole genome shotgun sequence genome encodes:
- the LOC127346673 gene encoding cysteine-rich receptor-like protein kinase 40 codes for MTNDFAKEIGRGSFGIVYKGVDTNGKEIAVKVIKITGIDDSLFQKEFQNLKRLKHPNIVELVGFCSETESFVAEYEGKLVTAEDIHTALCFEYVSSGNLGKHLHDEHTGLSWQKRYKIIKGICDGLKYLSDGLEFSNLVPKIADFGLSRLLGEDKTRKSIHSVGTQGYWPPEYVNHQIITKEFDIFSLGVIMTKVMVGSERYKSIADMPPGMFVEQVHDNWKERLQGILRAGTVEVHCQQVKTCIEIAMECLRPNRQERPVIKDIVSRLNKTEMSIGHLGVQLQEVLSVPFESTG; via the exons ATGACAAATGATTTCGCGAAGGAGATTGGACGTGGTAGCTTTGGTATAGTTTACAAG GGTGTCGATACAAATGGGAAAGAGATTGCTGTTAAGGTAATTAAGATCACAGGAATTGATGACAGCTTATTTCAGAAAGAGTTCCAGAACCTTAAGAGGCTCAAGCATCCAAATATTGTGGAGCTAGTAGGCTTCTGCAGTGAAACAGAAAGTTTTGTTGCAGAATATGAAGGAAAGCTAGTTACTGCTGAAGACATACATACGGCGCTCTGCTTCGAGTATGTAAGCAGCGGTAACCTTGGCAAGCATCTACACG ATGAACACACAGGACTTAGTTGGCAGAAGCGTTACAAAATTATTAAGGGTATCTGTGACGGTCTGAAATATCTCAGTGATGGTTTGGAGTTTTCT AACTTGGTACCCAAAATTGCGGACTTTGGTTTATCAAGACTCCTGGGTGAAGATAAAACAAGGAAGTCGATTCATTCTGTAGGAACACA AGGATATTGGCCTCCAGAATACGTGAACCACCAAATAATCACAAAAGAGTTCGACATATTTAGTTTGGGAGTTATAATGACCAAGGTGATGGTCGGATCTGAACGTTACAAAAGCATTGCTGACATGCCTCCCGGCATGTTTGTTGAGCAG GTGCATGATAATTGGAAGGAAAGGCTACAAGGAATATTGAGGGCGGGAACAGTCGAAGTACACTGCCAACAGGTGAAGACATGTATTGAGATAGCAATGGAATGCCTGCGGCCGAATCGCCAAGAAAGGCCAGTTATAAAAGATATTGTTTCTAGGTTGAACAAGACGGAAATGAGTATTGGTCACCTAGGGGTGCAGCTACAAGAGGTACTCTCCGTTCCATTTGAATCTACAGGCTAG